One Chryseobacterium sp. StRB126 genomic region harbors:
- a CDS encoding leucine-rich repeat domain-containing protein, whose translation MMKFKIFTVLMGIFGLALLQEQKLEFKDKNLEKAVVENFDVNKDGIISQAEAEAVNNLFLVQKGISSAEDLHFFKNAKMIMLDDNAIPSIVMKDMDKLNLFSCTGCKVVLFKAENLKNLTSLYMDNNLLETISMEGIPKIDQLTLSLNQLKTIDLSQLKNLRRLNVEHNKIQHIDISGNPALQTLNVGGNKMKEADVKKGLKTDVIIFGTDEQN comes from the coding sequence ATGATGAAATTTAAAATATTTACCGTTCTCATGGGGATTTTCGGCTTAGCTCTTTTACAGGAACAGAAGCTTGAGTTTAAAGATAAAAATCTTGAAAAGGCAGTTGTTGAAAACTTTGATGTAAATAAAGACGGAATAATCAGTCAGGCAGAAGCAGAAGCAGTTAATAACCTGTTTTTGGTTCAAAAAGGAATTAGTTCAGCAGAGGATCTCCATTTCTTTAAAAATGCAAAAATGATTATGTTGGATGATAATGCGATACCTTCCATTGTTATGAAAGATATGGACAAACTAAACCTTTTTTCATGTACAGGATGTAAAGTAGTATTATTTAAAGCTGAAAATCTGAAAAACCTCACTTCTTTATACATGGATAATAATCTTTTGGAGACTATTTCCATGGAAGGAATACCAAAAATTGACCAATTAACATTATCTTTAAATCAGCTAAAAACAATTGATCTGTCTCAGCTTAAAAATCTAAGGAGACTGAATGTGGAACACAATAAAATCCAACACATTGATATTTCCGGAAATCCAGCTTTGCAGACTTTAAATGTAGGCGGAAATAAAATGAAAGAAGCAGATGTCAAGAAAGGATTAAAGACAGATGTTATCATTTTTGGAACCGATGAACAAAACTAA
- the gldC gene encoding gliding motility protein GldC has protein sequence MRKTQITIDVELDENHVPENITWNAQDGGVEKEETKATMISVWDDKTMEALRIDLWTKEMPVDQMKMFIHQILVSLGNTYQRATGEEDVAQWLEEVAEEFAVKSAIK, from the coding sequence ATGAGAAAAACTCAGATTACGATAGATGTAGAGCTTGATGAAAACCACGTTCCGGAAAACATTACATGGAATGCTCAGGATGGAGGTGTTGAAAAGGAGGAAACAAAAGCTACCATGATTTCTGTATGGGATGATAAAACAATGGAGGCTTTAAGAATCGATCTTTGGACAAAAGAAATGCCTGTAGACCAGATGAAGATGTTTATCCACCAGATTTTAGTTTCTCTAGGAAATACTTACCAAAGAGCAACCGGAGAAGAAGATGTGGCACAATGGCTGGAAGAAGTTGCGGAAGAGTTTGCTGTAAAATCAGCTATAAAATAA
- a CDS encoding nuclear transport factor 2 family protein codes for MNHQEFAQMWVNTWNSHDLEDILTHYSDDIEITTPMIVMATGGKESSLKGKEAVREYWRKALDKFPDLHFNLIHSTAGVGSVALFYKSIMDKHAVEVMFFNEEGKISRMYAHYD; via the coding sequence ATGAATCATCAAGAATTTGCTCAAATGTGGGTAAATACCTGGAACTCTCATGATTTAGAAGATATCCTCACCCACTATTCTGATGATATTGAGATAACCACTCCTATGATTGTTATGGCTACCGGAGGAAAAGAAAGTTCTTTAAAAGGAAAAGAGGCCGTTCGTGAATACTGGAGAAAGGCACTGGATAAATTTCCGGATCTGCACTTTAATCTGATTCATTCCACAGCAGGAGTAGGTTCTGTAGCATTATTTTATAAGTCTATCATGGATAAACACGCTGTAGAAGTGATGTTTTTTAATGAAGAAGGAAAAATAAGTAGAATGTACGCTCATTATGATTAA
- a CDS encoding DUF4440 domain-containing protein has translation MRKIHILLLLVFSQFTYSQVQETDELYKTAKKLDSLIFDVGFNKCDHSHYDSIISNDLEFYHDIGGVTLGKKAFITSAKNNICASKNKLKRELVGNSMKVYPLHKDKTLYGLIQEGNHDFFFMEEGVWKKAGQAKFTHLWILENNQWKLKRVLSYNHH, from the coding sequence ATGAGAAAGATTCATATTTTATTGTTATTAGTTTTTAGCCAATTTACATATTCTCAGGTACAAGAAACCGATGAATTATATAAAACAGCAAAAAAACTGGACAGCCTGATATTTGATGTAGGATTTAATAAATGTGATCATTCTCATTATGATTCTATCATAAGTAACGATCTTGAATTTTATCATGACATTGGAGGTGTTACTTTAGGTAAGAAAGCATTTATTACATCTGCTAAAAATAATATTTGCGCTTCTAAGAATAAGTTGAAACGGGAGTTGGTTGGGAACAGCATGAAAGTGTATCCTTTACATAAAGATAAAACGCTTTATGGATTGATACAGGAAGGAAATCACGATTTCTTTTTTATGGAAGAAGGAGTATGGAAAAAAGCAGGACAGGCAAAGTTTACCCATTTATGGATTTTGGAAAATAACCAATGGAAACTTAAGCGTGTTCTAAGTTATAATCATCACTAA
- a CDS encoding L-threonylcarbamoyladenylate synthase: MEPIIEILKSGGTILYPTDTIWGIGCDATNTEAVNKIFDIKKREKNKSMIILVESEKRLQDLVDVPEMAWEIIDLSEKPVTIVYENPRGLPKELLAEDGSIGIRLVKNDFCKKLITKLNKPLVSTSANFSGDKSPLKFSDISQEIINLVDYAVEEDRDKVSKYSGSSVIKIWNDNRIKILRE, from the coding sequence ATGGAACCTATTATTGAAATATTAAAATCCGGCGGAACTATTCTTTACCCTACAGATACCATTTGGGGAATTGGTTGTGATGCGACTAATACAGAAGCTGTCAACAAAATTTTTGACATCAAAAAGCGCGAGAAAAACAAGTCTATGATTATTCTGGTAGAGTCTGAAAAAAGACTTCAGGATTTGGTAGATGTTCCTGAAATGGCCTGGGAAATTATCGATTTAAGCGAAAAACCGGTAACCATTGTTTATGAAAATCCAAGAGGGCTACCTAAAGAATTGCTAGCGGAAGATGGCAGCATTGGAATCAGATTAGTAAAAAACGATTTTTGTAAAAAACTAATTACCAAGCTGAACAAGCCTTTGGTATCAACTTCTGCCAATTTCAGTGGTGATAAAAGTCCGTTAAAATTTTCAGATATTTCTCAAGAAATCATCAACCTCGTAGATTATGCCGTAGAAGAAGACAGAGATAAGGTTTCGAAATACTCTGGATCTTCCGTTATCAAAATATGGAACGATAATAGAATAAAAATTCTTAGAGAATAA
- a CDS encoding DinB family protein → MTDFQKYIQRYLDQIPSGDWLTELKISEEKTVGIYSNLTEEQSKFAYAEGKWTLKGLLLHLSDTERVFQYRILAFARGDKNNLPGFDENEYADQSFASERSVESLLEEYKLVRKSSQILIETMNPKALQNIGTANGHEISVETIAKLIIGHNYHHLNIIEERYLSKLGWM, encoded by the coding sequence ATGACAGATTTTCAAAAATACATTCAAAGATATTTAGACCAGATTCCATCAGGAGATTGGTTAACTGAATTAAAAATATCGGAAGAAAAAACAGTAGGAATTTATTCTAATCTTACTGAAGAGCAATCAAAATTCGCTTACGCTGAAGGAAAATGGACATTGAAAGGATTACTTCTTCATTTATCTGATACAGAAAGAGTTTTCCAATACAGAATATTAGCGTTTGCCAGAGGTGATAAAAATAACCTTCCCGGATTTGATGAAAATGAATATGCGGATCAGTCTTTTGCCAGTGAGAGATCAGTGGAATCTTTACTGGAAGAATACAAACTGGTAAGAAAATCTTCTCAGATTCTAATCGAAACCATGAACCCTAAAGCTTTACAAAATATTGGTACAGCTAATGGACATGAAATTTCAGTGGAAACCATAGCAAAATTGATTATTGGACACAATTACCATCACCTGAATATTATTGAGGAAAGGTATTTATCTAAACTGGGCTGGATGTAA
- a CDS encoding DUF5074 domain-containing protein — translation MKLNKLLHLLFAFTLLLGVVSCSTDNTDELQPRIDYSAGFLIANEGKYGTPNAEVTFVTSDLSLKQDNIFSFNNGGKLGDVLQMIAFNGNNAYLLLNNSNKIQIVNRYNFKATGEITSGLNQPRYMAFANNNIYVTNDKYQGDKYVSVYKVSDNSLVKKIPFSDTVERIVEAGNNIFVQNASFGYGNNITLINTTTNEIQKTFSVNGNINKIISNNQNVYAIAAGTTDSYIYQISSTGDIIKTTTLTGIADAKNLEISNSKFYFSSGKSVYTMDMKLGTVPTSPLFTVASSSDPYSDLYGFSVVKDLIFTSDANGFKQDSKIVVYNTSGAIIKTFSAGIASNSIYWN, via the coding sequence ATGAAACTGAACAAACTTTTACATCTTCTTTTTGCTTTTACGCTTCTTTTAGGTGTCGTATCTTGTAGTACAGATAACACCGATGAACTTCAACCTAGAATTGATTATAGTGCTGGGTTTCTGATTGCCAATGAGGGAAAATACGGAACACCAAATGCTGAGGTAACCTTTGTTACTTCAGACTTAAGCCTTAAGCAGGATAATATTTTCTCGTTTAACAATGGAGGCAAATTAGGAGATGTTCTACAGATGATTGCTTTCAATGGTAATAATGCTTATTTATTATTAAACAATTCAAATAAGATTCAGATTGTAAACCGTTATAACTTTAAAGCGACTGGTGAAATTACATCCGGACTTAATCAGCCTCGTTATATGGCTTTTGCAAACAATAATATTTATGTAACTAATGATAAATATCAGGGAGATAAATATGTAAGTGTTTATAAAGTTTCAGATAATTCTCTTGTTAAAAAAATTCCTTTTTCAGATACTGTTGAGAGAATTGTAGAAGCAGGTAATAATATTTTTGTACAGAATGCTTCGTTTGGATATGGAAATAATATCACCCTTATTAATACAACTACCAATGAGATTCAGAAGACTTTTTCTGTAAACGGAAATATTAATAAAATCATTTCAAATAATCAGAATGTTTATGCTATAGCAGCTGGAACTACAGATTCTTATATCTATCAGATCTCAAGTACGGGTGATATTATAAAAACTACTACTTTAACAGGAATTGCCGATGCCAAGAATCTGGAGATCTCCAACAGTAAATTCTATTTCAGCTCAGGTAAAAGTGTCTATACCATGGATATGAAACTAGGAACGGTACCTACTTCACCGTTATTTACTGTAGCAAGTAGTTCTGATCCATATTCTGATCTTTATGGATTCAGTGTAGTAAAAGATCTCATTTTTACTTCTGATGCCAATGGATTTAAGCAAGATAGTAAGATTGTTGTTTATAATACATCTGGAGCTATTATTAAAACTTTCTCCGCAGGTATAGCTTCCAATTCAATATATTGGAACTAA
- a CDS encoding GNAT family N-acetyltransferase has protein sequence MKNTRKAVLADLPQLAELFDQYRIYYHKSSDIPAASDFLQERIENKDSEVFVSEENGILTGFVQLYPIFSSTRMQRYWLLNDLYVNANHRGKGHSKELIEKAKELCRASNACGILLETGKNNDVGNQLYPSCGFELYDSVNFYEWSNS, from the coding sequence ATGAAAAACACCAGAAAAGCAGTCCTTGCAGATTTACCCCAACTGGCCGAACTATTCGATCAGTACAGAATATACTATCACAAATCATCCGATATCCCTGCCGCTTCAGATTTTCTTCAGGAAAGAATTGAAAATAAAGACTCTGAAGTTTTTGTTTCAGAAGAAAATGGAATCTTAACTGGTTTTGTACAATTATACCCGATCTTTTCATCCACCAGAATGCAACGTTATTGGCTATTGAATGATCTGTATGTTAATGCCAACCATAGAGGAAAAGGCCACTCCAAAGAACTTATTGAAAAAGCAAAAGAACTGTGCAGAGCTTCAAATGCCTGTGGAATCCTGCTTGAAACAGGAAAAAACAATGATGTAGGTAACCAACTCTACCCTTCCTGCGGATTTGAACTCTATGACTCCGTGAATTTCTATGAATGGAGCAATTCATAA
- a CDS encoding gliding motility protein GldB: MKIFRYIAVSSILVAGLNSCKKEPENQWKIEVKDASEKIEMTDISKEFYNPNVPLDQFKAQFPWFQGTVSDADFSKRRADAEEIKIYKEAIGKIDQTKLQKDLQSLFSHIKHYFPQFKSPKVYLFSSALQMVQDPIFYDEKGNLLFIDITGFMGDGNAHYKGLELYFQKSMNPQNIVPKVSQLFAENIVTESPDHQKFIDQVILNGKVMILQDAFLPDTPDYLKMNYTKKQYEWATYNEANIWNYFVESNLLFGDDPRLGERFIAPGPFSKFYTEIDNESSPQIGIFTGWQICKAYLKEKPDTTLTSFLKMDATQIFNESGYKPSVTK, encoded by the coding sequence ATGAAGATTTTCAGATATATTGCCGTTTCTTCTATTTTAGTTGCGGGGTTGAACTCCTGTAAAAAAGAACCTGAAAACCAATGGAAAATAGAAGTGAAAGATGCCTCCGAAAAAATCGAAATGACAGATATTTCTAAAGAGTTTTACAATCCTAATGTTCCATTGGATCAATTTAAAGCTCAGTTTCCGTGGTTTCAGGGAACCGTTTCTGATGCTGATTTCTCTAAGAGAAGAGCTGATGCAGAAGAAATTAAGATCTATAAGGAAGCTATTGGAAAAATAGATCAGACTAAATTGCAGAAAGATCTTCAGAGTTTATTTTCACATATCAAGCATTATTTCCCACAGTTTAAAAGTCCAAAAGTATATCTGTTTTCATCAGCATTACAAATGGTTCAAGATCCAATTTTTTACGATGAAAAAGGAAATCTTTTATTCATAGATATTACCGGTTTTATGGGTGATGGCAATGCTCATTACAAAGGACTGGAACTCTATTTTCAGAAATCAATGAATCCACAGAACATTGTTCCAAAAGTTTCTCAACTTTTTGCCGAAAATATTGTAACGGAATCTCCGGATCATCAAAAATTCATAGATCAGGTAATTCTTAACGGAAAAGTAATGATTCTGCAGGATGCATTCCTTCCTGATACCCCAGACTACCTGAAAATGAATTATACCAAAAAACAATATGAATGGGCTACTTACAATGAAGCCAATATCTGGAATTATTTCGTGGAAAGTAATCTGTTATTTGGTGATGACCCAAGATTGGGAGAGCGTTTTATTGCTCCGGGACCCTTTTCAAAGTTCTATACAGAAATAGACAATGAGTCTTCCCCACAAATCGGAATTTTTACCGGATGGCAAATCTGTAAAGCTTACCTTAAAGAAAAGCCTGACACGACGCTGACAAGCTTTCTAAAAATGGATGCCACACAAATTTTTAACGAATCCGGTTATAAGCCTAGTGTAACAAAGTAA
- a CDS encoding cystathionine gamma-synthase, with product MNFNTKVIHGGQHHESATGSVNVPVFLTSTFAQKSPGVHSGYEYSRAANPTRQALEDSLASIENGARGLAFGSGLAAIDCVLKLLNPGDEVIAVDDLYGGTYRMFTRLFEKYQLKFTFVNFDDVSKIADVITDKTKLIWVETPTNPLMKLVDIKAVVDIAKGKDILVAVDNTFATPYIQRPIDLGADIVMHSATKYLGGHSDVIAGALIAKDAELGEKLHFIQFASGGILGPHDSYLVLRGIKTLALRMQRHSDNGLAVAKYLETHPAVDKVIYPGLESHPQYELAKSQMKESGGMVSFTFKSGKKEDAIKFLEKVRVFTLAESLGGVESLANHPALMTHASIPAEKRAELGITDDLVRLSVGIEDADDLIADLEKAFS from the coding sequence ATGAATTTTAATACCAAAGTAATTCACGGAGGGCAGCATCATGAGTCTGCAACGGGATCTGTAAACGTTCCTGTATTTTTAACCTCTACGTTTGCACAGAAAAGCCCTGGAGTACACTCCGGATATGAATATTCAAGAGCCGCTAACCCTACAAGACAGGCGTTAGAAGATTCTTTAGCCAGTATTGAAAACGGAGCCAGAGGTTTAGCTTTCGGTTCTGGTCTTGCAGCTATTGATTGCGTTTTGAAATTATTAAACCCTGGTGATGAGGTGATTGCTGTAGATGATCTTTACGGGGGTACTTACAGAATGTTCACCAGACTTTTTGAAAAATATCAGCTGAAGTTCACGTTTGTGAATTTTGATGATGTTTCTAAAATTGCAGATGTAATCACAGATAAAACCAAGCTAATCTGGGTAGAAACTCCAACTAACCCATTGATGAAATTGGTAGATATCAAAGCTGTAGTAGACATTGCTAAAGGAAAAGATATCTTAGTTGCTGTAGACAATACTTTTGCAACCCCTTATATCCAAAGACCAATTGATCTAGGAGCTGATATTGTAATGCATTCAGCTACTAAATATTTAGGAGGACATTCTGACGTTATTGCAGGTGCTCTTATTGCGAAAGATGCTGAATTAGGTGAAAAGCTTCACTTCATTCAGTTTGCAAGTGGTGGTATCTTAGGACCTCACGATTCTTACCTCGTATTAAGAGGGATTAAAACATTAGCATTAAGAATGCAGAGACACTCTGATAACGGACTTGCTGTAGCCAAATATCTTGAAACTCATCCTGCAGTAGATAAAGTAATTTATCCTGGATTAGAGTCTCACCCTCAATATGAGTTGGCAAAATCTCAGATGAAGGAATCGGGAGGAATGGTTTCGTTCACTTTCAAATCAGGAAAGAAAGAAGATGCCATTAAGTTCCTTGAAAAAGTAAGAGTATTCACTTTAGCCGAATCTTTAGGTGGTGTAGAATCTTTAGCGAACCACCCTGCTTTAATGACCCATGCTTCTATTCCGGCTGAAAAACGTGCTGAATTGGGAATTACTGATGACCTAGTACGCCTAAGCGTTGGAATTGAAGATGCAGATGATCTTATTGCAGATCTGGAAAAAGCATTTTCTTAA
- a CDS encoding GNAT family N-acetyltransferase, translating into MKIETQRLILRKLEEEDAERIFLMDSDPEVMKYIGIPVSTDINESKHVIKIIQKQYEENGVGRLAVVEKESGKVIGWSGLKLLTKETNGHQNVLELGYRFLPESWGKGYAVEAGIASLDYGFNELNAEVIYAYAHSEHEVSNHILKKLGFEKTGEFEEPDGICFWYELKREKK; encoded by the coding sequence ATGAAAATAGAAACCCAAAGACTGATTTTAAGAAAGCTTGAAGAAGAAGATGCAGAACGTATTTTCCTTATGGATTCTGATCCTGAGGTGATGAAATATATTGGTATACCGGTATCTACGGATATCAATGAATCTAAACATGTTATCAAAATAATCCAGAAGCAATATGAAGAAAACGGGGTTGGAAGGCTTGCCGTTGTTGAAAAAGAAAGTGGAAAGGTTATTGGTTGGAGCGGATTGAAATTATTGACCAAAGAGACAAATGGTCATCAGAATGTCCTGGAACTAGGCTATCGTTTTTTACCAGAATCTTGGGGAAAAGGATATGCTGTGGAAGCAGGAATAGCTTCTCTGGATTATGGATTTAATGAACTGAATGCAGAGGTCATATATGCCTATGCCCATTCTGAACATGAAGTTTCCAATCACATTTTAAAAAAGCTTGGATTTGAGAAAACAGGTGAGTTTGAAGAACCGGATGGCATTTGCTTTTGGTATGAATTGAAAAGAGAGAAAAAATAA
- a CDS encoding CCA tRNA nucleotidyltransferase: MKINLTQNKNLKLFKIISEAAERNNQSVYIVGGYVRDLLMKRNASTDIDFVTEQSGIELAQNVAQDIDPKLKVSVFKTYGTAMIKYKDLELEFVGARKESYTENSRKPEVEGGTLEDDQKRRDFTINAMAISLNKDNFGELIDPFNGIEDLEKEILRTPLEPAQTYSDDPLRMMRAVRFASTLNFTIEENSLEAIKQEAERIKIVSMERIMVEFNKIMLSEKPSVGLKLMEQTGLLKLIIPELIELKGVEEVEGQTHKDNFYHTLEVVDNISINTDNLWLRWSALLHDIGKAPTKKFVEGTGWTFHGHEFLGSKMVKTLFQRLKLPLGNDMKYVQKMVKLSSRPIALITDDASDSALRRLLFDAGENLEDLFTLCKADITTKNSKKQEKFKKNFEYVAVKIKEVEEKDQVRNFQPPITGEEIMEMFNLQPSREIGILKEKVKEAILEGEIANEKEEATKFVIAEAEKLGLKVN, encoded by the coding sequence ATGAAAATTAATCTTACTCAAAATAAGAATTTAAAACTTTTTAAAATAATTTCTGAAGCTGCAGAAAGAAATAACCAGTCTGTATACATTGTTGGTGGATATGTTCGTGATCTTCTGATGAAGAGAAATGCTTCCACAGATATCGACTTTGTAACAGAACAGAGCGGTATTGAACTGGCTCAGAATGTAGCTCAGGATATTGATCCTAAATTAAAAGTTTCCGTATTCAAAACCTATGGAACCGCCATGATAAAGTATAAAGATCTTGAGCTGGAATTTGTAGGAGCCAGAAAGGAAAGCTATACGGAAAACAGCCGAAAGCCTGAAGTAGAAGGCGGAACTTTAGAAGACGATCAGAAAAGAAGAGATTTTACGATCAATGCAATGGCCATTTCTCTGAACAAAGACAATTTTGGAGAGCTTATTGATCCGTTTAACGGAATTGAAGACTTGGAAAAAGAAATTTTAAGAACTCCGTTAGAGCCTGCTCAAACCTATTCTGATGATCCATTGAGAATGATGAGAGCAGTACGATTTGCTTCTACTCTAAATTTTACTATTGAAGAAAATTCTTTAGAAGCTATTAAACAAGAGGCAGAAAGAATTAAGATTGTTTCTATGGAAAGAATCATGGTGGAATTCAATAAGATCATGTTATCTGAAAAACCTTCTGTAGGCTTGAAATTAATGGAACAAACAGGACTTTTAAAGCTTATTATTCCAGAATTGATCGAACTGAAAGGAGTTGAAGAAGTTGAAGGCCAAACTCACAAAGATAACTTCTACCACACTCTTGAAGTAGTAGATAATATTTCCATCAATACGGATAATCTTTGGCTGCGTTGGTCTGCATTACTTCATGATATAGGAAAAGCACCTACGAAGAAATTTGTGGAAGGCACTGGATGGACATTCCATGGGCATGAATTCTTAGGCTCTAAAATGGTAAAAACTCTTTTTCAAAGATTGAAATTACCATTGGGAAACGATATGAAATATGTTCAGAAAATGGTAAAGCTTTCTTCCAGGCCTATTGCTCTGATTACAGATGACGCTTCAGATTCTGCTTTAAGAAGACTTTTATTTGATGCCGGAGAAAACCTTGAAGATCTGTTTACACTTTGTAAGGCAGATATCACCACTAAAAACTCTAAAAAGCAGGAAAAATTCAAGAAAAACTTTGAATATGTGGCGGTGAAGATTAAAGAGGTAGAGGAAAAAGATCAGGTAAGAAACTTCCAGCCTCCTATTACAGGAGAAGAGATTATGGAGATGTTTAATCTTCAGCCGAGCCGTGAAATCGGTATTTTAAAGGAAAAGGTAAAAGAAGCCATCCTTGAAGGCGAAATTGCTAATGAAAAGGAAGAGGCAACAAAATTTGTAATTGCTGAAGCTGAAAAGCTGGGATTAAAAGTGAACTAA
- the tnpA gene encoding IS200/IS605 family transposase, translated as MSFIKIYVHIVFSTRNRIPYLNTFDLRIKIWKHIKDYASEKGIFLDMINGYSDHCHCLISLGSNQNIEKVVQLLKGESSYWINKHQLTKDKFAWQDEYFAVSVSETKLDAVRNYIKNQEKQHQKKALQRNIRNLLKNIILKCRFWLKPDGV; from the coding sequence ATGTCCTTTATCAAAATTTACGTTCACATAGTTTTCTCCACAAGAAATAGAATTCCCTATCTCAATACATTTGATCTGAGAATAAAGATATGGAAACACATCAAAGACTACGCCTCAGAAAAAGGAATATTCTTAGACATGATTAATGGATATTCAGACCATTGTCATTGTCTTATTTCCCTAGGATCCAATCAAAATATAGAAAAAGTTGTACAATTATTGAAGGGAGAATCTTCTTATTGGATCAATAAACATCAACTCACTAAAGATAAATTTGCATGGCAGGATGAATACTTTGCAGTTTCTGTTTCAGAAACCAAATTAGATGCAGTGAGGAATTATATTAAAAATCAGGAAAAACAGCATCAGAAAAAAGCTTTACAGAGGAATATCAGGAATTTATTGAAAAATATAATTTTAAAATGTAGGTTTTGGCTAAAGCCAGATGGAGTTTAA